Proteins encoded together in one Mobula hypostoma chromosome 9, sMobHyp1.1, whole genome shotgun sequence window:
- the mrm2 gene encoding rRNA methyltransferase 2, mitochondrial, producing the protein MISRVQCRLFHAAVRLLKKTPAEQRWLSRQLQDPFVKSAQQQNYRCRSAFKLLEIDAKHGILQPGISVLDCGAAPGAWSQVAVNRVNATGSDLQAAVGSVVGVDLLHIPLLEGAVFLSHCDLLDPKVKARIQETLPGGEAQVILSDVAPNASGIRELDQQQFVELFLCILGLAERVLSPSGTLLCKFWDGANTFLLQKQLAKLFGEVKILKPSASRKESSEIYFLARRFRRS; encoded by the exons ATGATCTCTCGTGTCCAGTGTCGTTTATTTCATGCAGCAGTACGACTGCTGAAAAAGACTCCAGCTGAGCAGAGGTGGTTGTCAAGACAGCTGCAGGATCCATTTGTGAAATCTGCTCAGCAACAAAACTATCGCTGCCGGAGTGCATTTAAGCTGCTGGAGATTGATGCAAAGCATGGTATCTTGCAGCCCGGGATCAGTGTGCTCGACTGTGGTGCAGCACCAGGTGCCTGGAGTCAAGTTGCAGTTAACCGGGTTAATGCCACTGGTTCTG ATCTGCAGGCTGCAGTAGGTTCAGTGGTGGGAGTTGATCTTCTGCACATCCCCTTGCTGGAGGGTGCAGTGTTCCTGTCTCATTGCGATCTCCTGGATCCTAAAGTTAAAGCCAGAATACAGGAGACCCTGCCAGGGGGAGAGGCTCAGGTTATTCTCAGTGACGTGGCACCGAATGCAAGTGGTATCCGTGAGCTGGACCAGCAACAATTTGTCGAACTGTTCCTTTGTATCTTGGGCCTGGCTGAAAGGGTCCTGAGTCCCAGTGGTACTTTGCTTTGTAAATTCTGGGATGGAGCAAACACATTCCTCCTCCAAAAGCAACTTGCCAAATTGTTTGGAGAGGTGAAGATTTTAAAACCATCTGCAAGCAGAAAGGAGTCATCAGAAATCTACTTTTTAGCAAGAAGATTCAGAAGAAGTTGA